A single bacterium DNA region contains:
- the panB gene encoding 3-methyl-2-oxobutanoate hydroxymethyltransferase, giving the protein NTFVIGDMPFMSYQESVEKAIYNAGRFYKEAGADAIKLEGGRRIINQIKGIVNAGMVVMGHIGLTPQSSGQLGGFKAQGRTAETAMELILDAKAIEETGAFAILLEAIPPEVGKIITERSQIPVLSIGAGIDCDGQLVIVGDMLGLFEAFTPKFVKKYASLSDDITEAFRKYVQDIKEKKFPEEKHTYQMLPGEKEKLEKMVSGM; this is encoded by the coding sequence CAATACTTTTGTTATTGGCGATATGCCATTTATGTCTTACCAGGAATCCGTAGAGAAGGCAATATATAATGCCGGAAGATTTTATAAAGAAGCAGGTGCGGATGCTATCAAACTTGAAGGTGGAAGGAGAATAATTAATCAAATTAAAGGGATTGTAAATGCAGGAATGGTAGTAATGGGTCATATTGGATTGACTCCTCAAAGTTCAGGCCAGTTAGGAGGATTCAAAGCTCAGGGTAGAACTGCTGAAACTGCCATGGAGTTAATTTTGGATGCCAAAGCGATTGAAGAAACGGGTGCTTTTGCTATTTTGCTTGAGGCTATACCGCCAGAAGTAGGAAAGATTATCACCGAAAGAAGTCAGATACCTGTTTTAAGTATTGGTGCAGGAATCGATTGCGATGGCCAACTGGTGATTGTTGGTGATATGCTGGGATTGTTTGAAGCATTCACTCCTAAATTTGTGAAAAAATATGCTTCTTTGAGTGACGATATTACAGAGGCATTTAGGAAATATGTACAGGATATAAAGGAAAAGAAGTTTCCCGAAGAGAAACACACATATCAAATGTTACCCGGCGAGAAAGAAAAACTTGAGAAAATGGTATCAGGGATGTAA